The following proteins are encoded in a genomic region of Micromonospora olivasterospora:
- a CDS encoding MATE family efflux transporter, producing MSQSTLTPPAVASPRRIAALALPALVVLTAEPLYVLVDTAVVGHLGRVPLAALAVGGTVLTLTAWLGGVLAYGITGRAARRFGSGDRAAAVAEGVQASWLAFGVGVLVALAMQVGAGPLARTLGGSGEVATAAAQWLRAAALGAPGLMLAAAGNGWLRGVQDIRRPLWFVLGPNLLSALLCPLLVYPAGLGLVGSAVANAVAQTISGSLFAAALVRERVPLRPRPRVIRQQLVLSRDLLVRGVAFQASFLSATAVAARFGAAAVGAHQIAVQLWFFTALVLDALAIAAQTLIGAALGAGDAAGARALARRIALLGAVCGVAFAVLIAAGAGIVPSWFSSDPQVRDQAMVAWPWFVALQPIGGVVFALDGVLIGAGDVRYLRNLTIVAAFGGFLPAIWLTYAFDLGLGGIWAGLTLFVVIRLAALLLRLRTGGWAVVGAVR from the coding sequence ATGAGTCAGTCCACCCTCACCCCGCCCGCCGTCGCGTCGCCGCGGCGGATCGCCGCGCTCGCCCTGCCGGCCCTCGTGGTGCTCACCGCCGAGCCGCTCTACGTCCTGGTCGACACCGCTGTGGTCGGGCACCTGGGCCGGGTGCCGCTGGCCGCACTCGCCGTCGGCGGCACCGTGCTCACCCTCACCGCCTGGCTGGGCGGCGTGCTGGCGTACGGGATCACGGGGCGGGCGGCCCGCCGGTTCGGCTCCGGCGACCGGGCCGCGGCGGTGGCCGAGGGCGTCCAGGCGTCCTGGCTCGCGTTCGGGGTCGGGGTCCTCGTCGCGCTCGCCATGCAGGTCGGCGCCGGCCCGCTGGCGCGTACCCTCGGCGGGTCGGGCGAGGTGGCCACCGCGGCCGCGCAGTGGCTGCGCGCCGCGGCGCTGGGCGCCCCCGGCCTGATGCTCGCCGCCGCCGGCAACGGCTGGCTGCGCGGCGTGCAGGACATCCGCCGGCCGCTGTGGTTCGTCCTCGGCCCCAACCTGCTCTCCGCGCTGCTCTGCCCGCTGCTGGTCTACCCCGCCGGCCTCGGACTGGTCGGTTCCGCCGTGGCGAACGCCGTCGCCCAGACCATCTCCGGCAGCCTGTTCGCCGCCGCGCTCGTCCGCGAGCGGGTGCCCCTGCGCCCGCGCCCCCGGGTGATCCGCCAGCAGCTCGTGCTCAGCCGCGACCTGCTCGTCCGGGGGGTCGCCTTCCAGGCCAGCTTCCTGTCCGCCACGGCGGTCGCCGCCCGGTTCGGCGCGGCGGCGGTGGGCGCCCACCAGATCGCCGTACAGCTGTGGTTCTTCACCGCCCTGGTGCTCGACGCGCTCGCGATCGCCGCGCAGACCTTGATCGGGGCGGCGCTCGGGGCCGGCGACGCGGCCGGCGCCCGCGCCCTCGCTCGCCGGATCGCGCTGCTCGGCGCCGTCTGCGGCGTGGCGTTCGCGGTGCTGATCGCCGCCGGGGCGGGGATCGTGCCGTCGTGGTTCAGCTCCGATCCTCAGGTACGCGACCAGGCCATGGTCGCCTGGCCGTGGTTCGTGGCGTTGCAGCCGATCGGCGGCGTGGTGTTCGCCCTCGACGGGGTGCTGATCGGCGCGGGCGACGTCCGCTACCTGCGCAACCTCACCATCGTCGCCGCGTTCGGGGGTTTCCTGCCGGCGATCTGGCTGACGTACGCGTTCGACCTGGGCCTGGGCGGGATCTGGGCGGGGCTGACGCTGTTCGTGGTGATCCGGCTGGCCGCCCTGCTGCTGCGGCTGCGCACCGGCGGCTGGGCGGTCGTCGGAGCCGTGCGCTGA